A stretch of DNA from Triticum dicoccoides isolate Atlit2015 ecotype Zavitan chromosome 2A, WEW_v2.0, whole genome shotgun sequence:
agtaatttcaaaaaaattcctacgcacacgcaagatcatggtgatgcatagcaacgagagggggagtgtgatctacgtacccttgtagatcgacaacggaagcgttaacttggttaatgtagtcgtacgtcttcacggcccgactgatcaagcaccgaaactatggcacctccgagttctagcacacgttcagctcgatgacgatccctggactccgatccagcaaagtgtcggggaagatttccgtcagcacgacggcgtggtgacgatcttgatgtactactgtcgcagggcttcgcctaagcaccgttacaatattatcgaggactatggtggaaaggggcaccgcacacggctaagaatatgatcacatggatcaacttgtgtctctaggggctgctcctgcctccgtatataatggCTCAAGGGGGGAGTGCGGCCGGcctggagaggcgcgccaggaggagtcctactccctccgggagtaggactccccccctttcctagttggaataggattcggtaaGGAGGGaagagaagagggagaaggaagggggNNNNNNNNNNNNNNNNNNNNNNNNNNNNNNNNNNNNNNNNNNNNNNNNNNNNNNNNNNNNNNNNNNNNNNNNNNNNNNNNNNNNNNNNNNNNNNNNNNNNNNNNNNNNNNNNNNNNNNNNNNNNNNNNNNNNNNNNNNNNNNNNNNNNNNNNNNNNNNNNNNNNNNNNNNNNNNNNNNNNNNNNNNNNNNNNNNNNNNNNNNNNNNNNNNNNNNNNNNNNNNNNNNNNNNNNNNNNNNNNNNNNNNNNNNNNNNNNNNNNNNNNNNNNNNNNNNNNNNNNNNNNNNNNNNNNNNNNNNNNNNNNNNNNNNNNNNNNNNNNNNNNNNNNNNNNNNNNNNNNNNNNNNNNNNNNNNNNNNNNNNNNNNNNNNNNNNNNNNNNNNNNNNNNNNNNNNNNcggtactccggtaaaatcccgatttcacccggaacacttctgatatccaaacataggcttccaatatatcaatatttatgtctcgactatttcgagactcctcgtcatgttcgtgatcacatccgggactccgaacaaccttcggtacatcaaaacgcataaactcataatataactgtcatcgaaaccttaagcgtgcggaccctacgggttcgagaacaatgtagacatgaccgagacacgtctccggtcaataaccaatagcgggacctggatgcccatattggttcctacatattctacgaagatcttttatcggtcagactgcataacaacatacgttgttccctttatcatcggtatgttacttgcccgagattcgatcgtcggtatcctatacctagttcaatctcattaccggaaagtctctttactcgttctgtaatacatcatcccgcaactaactcattagttgcaatgcttgcaaggcttaagtgatgtgcattaccgagagggcccagagatagctctccgacaatcggagtgacaaatcctaatctcgaaatacgccaacccaacatgtacctttggagacacctgtagagctcctttataatcacccagttacgttgtgacgtttggtagcacacaaagtgttcctctggtaaacgggagttgcataatctcatagtcataggaacatgtataagtcatgaagaaagcaatagcaacatactaaacgatcgggtgctaagctaatgtaatgggtcatgtcaatcagatcattcaactaatgatgtgatcccgttaatcaaataacaactctttgtccacggttaggaaacataaccatctttgattaacaagctagtcaagtagaggcatactagtgacactctgtttgtccatgtattcacacatgtattatgtttccggttaatacaattctagcatgaataataaacttttatcatgatataaggaaataaataataactttattattgcctctagggcatatttccttcacagtcgAGGCCGGACGGGACTGGCGGCTTGGCCTACTCATGGCGTACAAAACTTTGATGGCCTGGAGCTCCGGCTCGGCCGCGACATACCAGTAGAAATTGCCCTCGTCTCCGCTCTCGGCGTCATGGGTGGCACGACAACCGGAGCTAGGGCCGGGCGGCGCGGCCACCGGAGTTAGGGCTGGCGGTGAAGGGAGGTGCGACGGCTATGGGCGGCTTGGCGGCCGTACCTAGGATTGGGCGGGGGAGGAAGGTTTGGCCGATGGCGATTGTGACAACGACGTGCTCGTGCGGCGTGGGGATTTTCTGCCTTTTTTTCAGCCGGCGGTTGTGGAACTGATCCGGAGTGGCAGACGCGATCCTGGTGGCAGAACATTAAATCTTGGCCATTGAATTAGATGGAAGACCATCAAAGCAATACTGACTCTTAGATGTAGTTAAGTGGATTAGATCGAAGGGTGCTGGTTTCTTTGTGTACACTTTGTGGTATGGCTTTAAGGGGATTTTTGTTCACtcttttaatagtagtagagaAGAGAAGTAGAGATTAGATGGATTAAATCGTAGGGCTGTGCTTGTTCTGTGTACACTATTGTTGGTGGCTTTAGAAGAATTTAGTTCGCTCGTCCTATTCAAAGCTGGACAGGTGACATGGTACCAGGTGAAAAAACAGAAACATTAGAAATTTTGAAGGGAAAATTAAGATATGAGGAGGATCTTTAGTTATTTATATTCCTATAAAGAGTAAAACTATTTACTTTTTCACGATTTATGTGGCATAATTTTTACTTGATAAGATCTTTTTTTCATAAATGTCACAATTTTTTTAGTATGTCATGAATAATTTTATAAAATTCTTTCTAACTTTCATGAAATTTTCTTAAACGTTTTTAAATgctcaaacatttttttaaaagtgtGATATTTTTAATGGTTACGAGTACTTTCTGTTTATGTAATGGAAATATTTACAAAATTGCGCGAACACATTTTACATTGCACGAATATTTTATAGAAAATATCATGATTTTGTTTAAATGTGTGTACATTTATTTTGAATTGTATATTTATTAAAAAGTGctgatttttttattaaaacacATGGACTTTTGTTAAGTTGCACGAAGAATTTTTGAAATACACGTAggcattttaatttttttaattatttttaaaattttctAAAAATAGCGAAAAAGATGAAAATACCCTGGTTTCGAGATGCAGTCGGACGACACAACAACGTAGCTGGGCTGTCCGACTACAAGTAGCAACAACCAACCCTGGCCTGTTCTCGTCCATAAGcggagagcagcggcggcggcggcgggtataACAATCTCACCACCACCACAAGAATTGCGATGGCGGATGGCGGCGGGGAAGACGTGGTGGAGGGGGGGCCTTGTCTGGTGAGCCCTCCGCCGTTCAAAATCCGCAAGCTGGGCGGTCCGGGTACGAGTTCAGTTGTCGCTGAGGATCAGATTGAGGCCATGGCTACCAGGGACGGCAAGATCGGCGTCGAGCGGATGGATTCGGATGAGGTACGCGGTGAGCACGAGGTGGAGGAGGACAAGACTTCGATTGAGTCCATGGCTGCCAGAGGCGGGCATGTGGATACAGAGATGACCCAATTCAAGTATGGCGAGGTTGCGGAGGAGGAGGTTCACAAGGACAAGATGAACGGAGGCAAATCAAAGCAGCAGATCAAGAACAAGACGACACCGGAGGAGATGGACCTAGTCAGAACAAGCCCCGTCATCTCCGAGAAGGAGATCGAGCGGCTCTGTGTGCAGATGGACGAGATGGCGTCTTTAATGAGATACAGGATCATACCATCAGCCCCGCTCAGCAGCAGCAAAGAGACTGAAGAAGATAAGGACAAGGCGAAGCCCGTGATCGACGGCATCCGAAAAGAGTTGGCTGATCTGCAGGGCAGCATGTCCAAGCTCAAATCGCAACTGAAACCTTTCTGGCACAAGTACCCGTATGAGGAGGACTATGTGGCGCCGGAGGAGGAGAAGGATCCCAAGGAGAGGGCaaggaaggagatggaggaggagcaggaggtctTTGATTCCTACCGTCAAGGCGTCGAATCTAAAGTTAgacactttggatacacaagtaaGACATTTTTTGCTTTGTATGATTCCTATCAATGCAGCTGATTCAATCCTTGTAGCAAGTACTAATTCATGGTTTATTAGGATCGATCGCATGTTAATTATTTTTTCTTAACAACAAAATTGTGCGTGCAGCCCTAGTGAGCCCCATGCACTTTACACACTACACACCCAGACAGGTCCCATCCGATTATACTACTCGTGGGATCACCTTGCAGATCTTCTCCTTCAAGATTGCCAACATCAGTTTGGACCTGGAATGGCCACTCCTGCAATGGCCACTCAAAGTGTACGGCGTAGTCGCCGCACGAGACAATGTAGATCGCAAGCGCAACGTTCTCTTCCACCGGCAAAGGGACAACTTCCAAGAGATCACCCAAGAAGTAAGCGCCTGCCGTATTCTGTTAACTTTCCTTTTATCTCCTCTttgttgcatgcatgtgtcctaGTTTGTTGATCCATCGGTTTGCTGCAATTCATTCAGTGTGTGTGATGATGGCGCCTGCAGGACCCCTTTTTGTGCTTGACTGGCCCATCTCGTGCAATCTCAGCCGACCGCCCTCTTGAGTTTGAAGTCCAACTAAAACTTAAGGGCGGCGCAGCAAAGTCTGAAGACAGCGTGTTGATCAATAGCAGAAGCCATTACGGTGGTTATCAGACCCATAATGGTTTGTATACTGTCACCTTTGACAACTGTCTTTGCACAACCGAGTTAAGCCTGCAGAAACTGTATCGTGGAGCAGTCCAAGCCACTTTCTTGCGTGTCGGCATTGTTAAAGGCAGTCAAAGCCCTTTCAGTTATGGAGGCAGAGTTGCTTGCTCCTCACCACCTCAGAAAGATGGTAGAGGCCCTGCCACTCCCACCCAAGTTGTATTGCTTGATTCTCGTTATTGTGCTGGCGGGAAGATGCCAATAGGCGAAGAAGATGGTTACCTTGATCTGTCAAGGCATGTTGTTTCTGTTGAATTACGGACAGTGAGTGTAGATTCTGAAGAATTGGAAGAAACCCTGAAAGTTGTCATAGAAGCCTACTCTCCCGGTGGTTCTGTGCAAGCTCATGTCATGGTCAGGCCTCAATACTGCGGCATAAGTAAGCATAAATGTGACCTCAACGGCTCTAAGGTGAAGATTACCGTTGCTTGGTCACCTATTGTTAGCAGTGCTTTCACCAGAAAGGTTATTCTGTGAGGGGGATATGTTGGATGGTGCTCATGTATTTGATCAGCTATGTAAGATGTGAACCTATTGCTGTATCGATCTGCTATGTAAGATGTTTGACTGTGTGTATCGGCTCTGTTTTATAGGCCAAGTCTAGATGGTGTATTTGTACTTACATTACTGCTATAACTTGCAAGTCATGCTTGGAAGTATTTCTGGTCTGACCGTTAAGCAGCCACATTATGCATAGTGTCTGAATGTTTTGTTAATATATGCATGTTTCTCTCTCTAGAATAATATTTGCTTTCATTCTGTTACAACTAGAATCAAATGGGTGTGGTTTCCTAGGAACTTGAGCTGCGGCGAAATGCTCAGTTTTCTTTTTGTCTTGCTTAAAACCTCTCCACTCAATTTTCACCGGTGACATGGCATCAGTTGTACACAGTATGCAGGCATGTCAACTTGCTCCTGAACCACTGATCACTCTTGTTTAACTTGTGATCAACTTGGTGCTCCGCTATGCTGCAGAACGTTat
This window harbors:
- the LOC119352480 gene encoding uncharacterized protein LOC119352480, with protein sequence MATRDGKIGVERMDSDEVRGEHEVEEDKTSIESMAARGGHVDTEMTQFKYGEVAEEEVHKDKMNGGKSKQQIKNKTTPEEMDLVRTSPVISEKEIERLCVQMDEMASLMRYRIIPSAPLSSSKETEEDKDKAKPVIDGIRKELADLQGSMSKLKSQLKPFWHKYPYEEDYVAPEEEKDPKERARKEMEEEQEVFDSYRQGVESKVRHFGYTTLVSPMHFTHYTPRQVPSDYTTRGITLQIFSFKIANISLDLEWPLLQWPLKVYGVVAARDNVDRKRNVLFHRQRDNFQEITQEDPFLCLTGPSRAISADRPLEFEVQLKLKGGAAKSEDSVLINSRSHYGGYQTHNGLYTVTFDNCLCTTELSLQKLYRGAVQATFLRVGIVKGSQSPFSYGGRVACSSPPQKDGRGPATPTQVVLLDSRYCAGGKMPIGEEDGYLDLSRHVVSVELRTVSVDSEELEETLKVVIEAYSPGGSVQAHVMVRPQYCGISKHKCDLNGSKVKITVAWSPIVSSAFTRKVIL